A region of Cellulophaga sp. RHA19 DNA encodes the following proteins:
- the uvrA gene encoding excinuclease ABC subunit UvrA, with product MITYEENIEVKGARVHNLKNIDVTIPREKLVVITGLSGSGKSSLAFDTIYAEGQRRYIETFSAYARQFLGGLERPDVDKIDGLSPVIAIEQKTTSKSPRSTVGTITEIYDFLRLLFARAADAHSYNTGEKMVSYSDAQIKELIITDFKDKKINVLAPVIKSRKGHYRELFEQIAKQGFVKVRVDGEIVDIVKGLKLDRYKVHDIEIVIDRLKISDNADLDKRITETINTAMYSGDNVLMILEEGKKEPRYFSRDLMCPTTGISYPKPEPNTFSFNSPKGMCPSCSGLGHKYQVNTTKIFPDTKLSIKEGGIAPLGKYKSSWAFKQLDVIAQRYKFKLTDPISKIPEEAIEVILNGGNETFEVDSKTLGIKRNYKIEYEGISNFIESQYNEANSAPIKRWAKEFMDKVVCPTCEGSRLQKASLYFKFDDKNIADLATMDIVDLTDFFSKVDKKLTKNQLKIAEEVIKEIKTRLQFLLNVGLDYLSLNRSSKSLSGGEAQRIRLATQIGSQLVGVLYILDEPSIGLHQRDNERLIASLEALRDIGNSVIVVEHDKDMIERADHVIDIGPKAGKHGGQIISEGKPEDLKNYNTLTADYITGKREISVPKKRRKGNGKKIKLTGCTGNNLKNVSVEFPLGQMIGVTGVSGSGKSTLINETLYPILNAYYFNGVKKPMPYKKITGLEHIDKVIDINQSPIGRTPRSNPATYTGVFGEVRALFAKTQEAAIRGYKPGRFSFNVTGGRCETCQGGGLRVIEMNFLPDVYVDCETCNGKRFNRETLEIRYKGKSIADVLEMTINEAVTFFENIPKINRKLKTIQDVGLGYISLGQQSTTLSGGEAQRIKLATELSKRDTGNTFYILDEPTTGLHFEDIRVLMEVLNKLVDKGNTVLVIEHNMDVIKMVDYIIDIGYEGGRGGGKLVAKGTPEEIIKDKKSYTAKFLKKEL from the coding sequence ATGATTACATACGAAGAAAACATAGAGGTAAAAGGTGCACGTGTGCACAACCTTAAAAATATAGACGTTACAATACCTAGAGAAAAGCTTGTTGTTATTACTGGCTTATCTGGTAGTGGTAAGTCTTCATTGGCTTTTGATACCATTTATGCTGAGGGACAACGTAGATATATAGAAACTTTTTCTGCTTACGCTCGTCAGTTTTTAGGTGGTTTAGAACGTCCAGATGTAGATAAAATAGATGGTTTATCTCCAGTTATTGCCATAGAGCAAAAAACAACTTCTAAATCTCCAAGGTCTACAGTAGGCACTATCACAGAGATTTATGACTTTCTAAGATTACTTTTTGCACGTGCTGCAGATGCTCATAGTTATAATACCGGAGAAAAAATGGTTAGTTATAGTGACGCTCAAATAAAAGAGCTAATTATAACAGATTTTAAAGACAAAAAAATAAACGTTCTTGCTCCTGTTATTAAATCTAGAAAAGGTCATTACCGTGAGTTGTTTGAGCAAATTGCTAAACAAGGATTTGTAAAAGTAAGAGTAGACGGCGAAATTGTAGACATTGTTAAAGGTTTAAAATTAGACCGTTACAAAGTACATGATATAGAGATTGTTATAGACAGGTTAAAAATATCTGATAACGCCGATCTAGACAAACGTATTACAGAAACCATAAATACAGCAATGTATAGTGGTGATAATGTATTAATGATTTTAGAAGAAGGTAAAAAGGAACCTCGCTATTTTAGTAGAGATTTAATGTGCCCTACTACAGGTATATCTTACCCAAAACCAGAGCCAAATACATTTTCTTTTAACTCACCTAAAGGTATGTGTCCTAGCTGCAGTGGCTTAGGTCATAAATACCAAGTTAACACCACTAAAATTTTTCCGGATACTAAATTATCTATAAAAGAAGGTGGTATAGCTCCTCTAGGAAAATATAAAAGTTCTTGGGCTTTTAAACAGTTAGATGTTATTGCGCAACGTTACAAGTTTAAACTAACAGATCCTATTTCTAAAATACCAGAAGAAGCTATAGAAGTTATTTTAAATGGTGGAAACGAAACTTTTGAGGTAGACTCAAAAACCTTAGGTATAAAACGAAACTATAAAATAGAGTACGAAGGTATTTCTAACTTTATTGAAAGTCAATACAATGAAGCTAACTCTGCTCCTATTAAACGTTGGGCAAAAGAGTTTATGGATAAAGTAGTTTGTCCTACCTGTGAAGGCTCTAGACTACAAAAAGCATCTTTATATTTTAAGTTTGATGATAAAAATATTGCAGATTTAGCAACTATGGATATTGTAGACTTAACAGATTTTTTTAGTAAAGTTGATAAAAAGCTTACTAAAAATCAACTTAAAATTGCTGAAGAAGTCATTAAAGAAATTAAAACTAGACTACAATTTTTATTAAATGTTGGTTTAGACTATTTATCATTAAATAGAAGCTCTAAATCCTTATCTGGTGGTGAGGCACAGCGTATACGTTTGGCTACTCAAATAGGATCACAACTAGTAGGTGTTTTATATATTTTAGATGAACCAAGTATTGGATTACACCAAAGAGACAACGAGCGTTTAATTGCCTCTTTAGAAGCATTAAGAGATATAGGAAACTCCGTTATTGTTGTAGAACATGATAAAGATATGATAGAACGTGCAGACCACGTTATAGATATTGGACCAAAAGCTGGCAAACATGGCGGACAAATAATTTCTGAAGGAAAACCAGAAGATTTAAAAAATTACAATACACTTACTGCTGATTATATTACAGGTAAGAGAGAAATTTCCGTTCCTAAAAAACGAAGAAAAGGAAATGGTAAAAAAATAAAACTAACGGGTTGTACCGGCAACAATTTGAAAAATGTTTCGGTAGAATTTCCTTTAGGTCAAATGATTGGAGTTACAGGTGTTTCTGGTAGTGGTAAATCTACCTTAATTAATGAAACCCTCTACCCTATTTTAAATGCCTATTATTTTAATGGTGTAAAAAAACCAATGCCGTATAAAAAAATTACAGGTTTAGAACATATAGACAAAGTAATTGATATTAACCAGTCTCCAATTGGTAGAACCCCTCGTTCTAACCCAGCAACATATACTGGTGTTTTTGGAGAGGTGCGTGCATTATTTGCAAAAACGCAAGAAGCAGCTATAAGAGGCTACAAACCAGGTCGTTTTAGCTTTAATGTTACTGGCGGTAGGTGTGAGACTTGTCAAGGTGGTGGTTTGCGTGTTATAGAAATGAACTTTTTACCAGATGTTTACGTAGATTGTGAAACCTGTAATGGTAAACGTTTTAATAGAGAAACTTTAGAAATTAGATACAAAGGAAAATCTATTGCAGATGTGCTAGAAATGACCATTAATGAGGCGGTAACATTTTTTGAAAACATCCCAAAAATTAATCGCAAATTAAAAACCATACAAGATGTTGGTTTAGGATACATTTCTTTAGGGCAACAGTCTACAACTTTATCTGGTGGAGAAGCACAACGTATTAAGTTAGCCACAGAGTTATCTAAAAGAGATACTGGTAACACATTTTATATTTTAGATGAACCTACAACAGGATTGCATTTTGAAGATATACGTGTATTAATGGAAGTTTTAAACAAATTAGTAGACAAAGGAAATACGGTTTTAGTTATAGAACATAATATGGATGTAATTAAAATGGTAGATTATATTATAGATATTGGTTACGAAGGTGGCCGTGGTGGCGGTAAGTTAGTTGCTAAAGGTACACCAGAAGAAATCATCAAAGACAAAAAAAGCTACACAGCTAAATTTCTTAAAAAAGAATTATAA
- a CDS encoding TIGR00730 family Rossman fold protein — MRREKHPKGWNEIKTNDSWALFKIMGEFVHGFEKMSAIGPCVSVFGSARTKEGSKYYELAVDVAKSIAEAGYGVITGGGPGIMEAGNKGAHLAGGTSVGLNIELPFEQHDNPYIDHDKSINFDYFFVRKVMFVKYSQGFVVMPGGFGTLDELFEAITLIQTNKIGKFPIILVGTTFWTGLIDWVKDTMLSEGNISAKDLDLIKIVDTADEVVEIIDAFYKGHDLSPNF, encoded by the coding sequence ATGAGAAGAGAAAAACACCCAAAAGGCTGGAACGAGATAAAAACAAACGATTCTTGGGCCTTATTTAAAATAATGGGAGAATTTGTACACGGATTTGAAAAAATGAGCGCCATTGGCCCTTGTGTTTCTGTATTTGGATCTGCCCGTACAAAAGAAGGTTCTAAATATTATGAACTAGCTGTAGATGTAGCAAAAAGTATTGCAGAAGCCGGTTACGGTGTTATTACTGGTGGTGGACCAGGTATAATGGAAGCAGGTAACAAAGGTGCACATTTAGCTGGTGGTACATCTGTTGGCTTAAATATAGAATTACCTTTTGAACAGCATGACAACCCATATATAGATCACGATAAAAGTATAAACTTTGACTACTTTTTTGTTAGAAAAGTAATGTTTGTAAAATATTCTCAAGGTTTTGTTGTAATGCCTGGCGGATTTGGAACATTAGATGAGCTTTTTGAAGCTATTACTCTTATACAAACTAATAAAATTGGTAAATTTCCAATTATACTTGTAGGTACTACTTTCTGGACAGGTTTAATAGACTGGGTAAAAGATACTATGCTTAGCGAAGGTAATATTAGTGCTAAAGATTTAGATCTTATAAAAATAGTAGATACCGCCGATGAAGTTGTAGAAATAATTGATGCTTTCTACAAAGGACATGATCTAAGTCCTAACTTCTAA
- a CDS encoding metalloprotease has translation MIALKFKNNVMYTAIGILFFCCIQLHAQHTTVINANLDTSCHEITIEQEFNYKNTSKDTLEVLYFNDWPNAYSSKKTALAKRFAEEYKKSLHLAKAKERGYTNILRAKDGKGNKLANKHTKSKDILMFILNKPLAPDTTLTLKINYKVQLPPNKYTKFGYSNDSTYYLKDWYLTPASYKDKWQLYSNKNLEDLQTDATTTKLYLTINKDFFVTTNLNKTNEYSVNGNKTIVIDGKNRKSAEVILSNQKKFVTHITPDLTLETDFKSKKYPEILQGISINRVTKYIKDNLGEFPHKKLLVSELDYKKNPLYGINQLPSFIVPYSEEFNYELKLLKTSLYNILDESVHLNPRKEKWVTDAIVNYLMITYVDEYYNGQKLLGKFSKIWGVRSFEIAKYDFNDQYALMSMLTSRKNLDQPLTASNDSLIKFNQQIANSYKSGLGLTYLSEYIGYDNVKNSIKDFYKNYNQEKVSTKDFENILKKSTDKNIDWFFNEFISTNDRIDFKIKNIEKTEDSLKITVKNKTSTNLPISLFGLKKDSIVSKYWISNIINEKNITIPRNGEDKLVLNYDKKIPEYNQRNNWKSLKGFLGSNKKLRFQFFKDAENPYYNQIFYNPEIRFNAYDGLTPSIKLHNSTLLDRPFTFSIAPAYATKENSLVGSGNFTIRDQHKNKNLFLTTYGFSYSTFHFQENSRYTKITPSFGLGWRPKDLRSNRSQSFFMRYISVFRDFDENIILDTEFEPDYSVLNARFRDTNNGLINYLSWFADAQYAGNFSKLSFDLEYRKLFQNNRQLNVRFFAGKFISNNTDSNYFSFALDRPTDYLFDYAYLGRSASTGIYSQQIIIAEGGFKSKLENPFANDWIATTNVSTNIYKWIEAYGDAGYIKNKGAKANFVYDTGIRLNLVTDYFELFFPMYSNNGWEVSQPNYGEKIRFIVTLSPKSLTGLFTRKWF, from the coding sequence ATGATAGCATTAAAATTTAAAAATAATGTAATGTATACAGCAATAGGAATTCTTTTCTTTTGCTGTATACAACTACATGCACAACATACAACTGTTATTAATGCTAACTTGGATACTTCTTGCCATGAAATAACCATAGAGCAAGAGTTTAATTATAAAAACACATCAAAAGACACATTAGAAGTTTTATATTTTAATGATTGGCCTAACGCTTATTCTAGTAAAAAAACTGCATTAGCTAAGCGCTTTGCTGAAGAATATAAAAAAAGTTTACACTTAGCTAAAGCTAAAGAAAGAGGTTATACAAACATATTAAGAGCTAAAGATGGCAAAGGAAATAAATTAGCAAACAAGCATACTAAAAGTAAAGACATTTTAATGTTTATACTTAACAAGCCTCTTGCCCCAGACACCACATTAACTTTAAAAATAAATTACAAGGTTCAATTACCGCCAAACAAATACACCAAGTTTGGATATAGTAATGATAGTACCTATTATCTAAAAGATTGGTATTTAACACCTGCTTCATACAAAGACAAATGGCAGCTATATTCTAATAAAAACTTAGAAGATCTACAAACAGACGCTACAACTACAAAACTTTATCTTACTATTAATAAAGATTTTTTTGTAACTACAAACCTTAACAAAACTAACGAGTATAGCGTTAATGGAAATAAAACCATCGTAATAGATGGTAAAAACAGAAAAAGTGCTGAAGTAATTTTAAGCAATCAAAAAAAGTTTGTTACACATATTACTCCAGATTTAACTTTAGAAACAGATTTTAAATCAAAAAAATATCCAGAAATATTACAAGGAATTTCTATAAACCGAGTTACTAAATATATAAAAGATAACTTAGGCGAATTTCCACATAAAAAACTACTTGTAAGCGAGCTAGACTACAAAAAAAATCCATTATATGGCATTAACCAACTACCATCTTTTATAGTTCCTTATTCTGAAGAATTTAATTACGAGCTTAAATTACTTAAAACATCCTTATATAACATTTTAGATGAAAGTGTACACTTAAACCCTAGAAAAGAAAAATGGGTTACAGACGCTATAGTTAATTATTTAATGATTACTTATGTTGATGAATATTATAATGGACAAAAACTATTAGGCAAGTTTTCAAAAATTTGGGGAGTAAGAAGTTTTGAAATTGCTAAGTATGATTTTAATGATCAATATGCATTAATGTCTATGCTTACAAGCAGAAAAAACTTAGATCAACCACTAACTGCTTCAAACGATTCTCTAATAAAATTTAATCAGCAAATAGCAAACAGCTATAAATCTGGTTTAGGTTTAACCTATTTATCTGAATACATTGGGTATGATAATGTAAAAAATAGTATTAAAGATTTTTACAAGAATTACAACCAAGAAAAAGTTTCAACTAAAGATTTCGAAAATATTTTAAAAAAATCTACAGATAAAAATATCGATTGGTTTTTTAATGAATTCATCTCTACTAATGATAGAATAGATTTTAAAATAAAAAATATTGAAAAAACTGAGGACTCTTTAAAAATAACTGTAAAAAACAAAACATCAACTAATTTACCTATTTCTTTATTTGGTTTAAAAAAAGATTCTATAGTATCTAAATATTGGATATCTAATATTATAAATGAAAAAAATATAACCATTCCAAGAAATGGAGAAGATAAGCTAGTATTAAATTACGACAAAAAAATACCCGAATACAACCAAAGAAATAACTGGAAGTCTTTAAAGGGCTTTTTGGGAAGTAATAAAAAATTACGTTTTCAATTTTTTAAAGATGCTGAAAACCCTTATTACAACCAAATTTTCTATAACCCAGAAATAAGATTTAATGCTTATGATGGGCTAACTCCATCTATTAAACTACATAATAGTACTTTACTAGACAGACCTTTTACTTTTTCAATAGCACCCGCTTACGCCACTAAAGAAAACTCTTTAGTAGGGTCTGGTAATTTCACAATTAGAGATCAACATAAAAACAAAAACTTATTTCTTACTACCTACGGATTTAGTTATTCTACATTTCACTTTCAAGAAAATTCTAGATATACAAAAATAACTCCTTCTTTTGGTTTAGGTTGGAGACCAAAAGATTTAAGGTCTAACAGAAGTCAAAGTTTTTTTATGCGCTACATAAGTGTTTTTAGAGATTTTGATGAAAATATTATATTAGATACCGAGTTTGAACCGGATTATAGTGTATTAAATGCCAGGTTTAGGGATACTAATAACGGATTAATAAATTATTTATCATGGTTTGCAGATGCACAATATGCAGGTAACTTCTCTAAACTATCTTTTGATCTAGAATACCGTAAACTGTTTCAAAACAACAGGCAATTAAATGTTAGGTTTTTTGCAGGTAAATTTATAAGCAATAATACCGACTCTAATTACTTTAGTTTTGCTTTAGACAGACCTACAGATTATTTATTTGATTACGCATACTTAGGAAGATCTGCTTCTACAGGTATTTATAGTCAGCAAATAATTATAGCCGAAGGCGGATTTAAATCTAAATTAGAGAATCCTTTTGCTAATGATTGGATAGCAACAACAAATGTAAGCACCAATATTTACAAGTGGATAGAAGCCTATGGAGATGCTGGCTACATAAAAAACAAAGGAGCCAAAGCTAATTTTGTTTATGACACTGGTATACGCCTAAACTTAGTAACAGATTATTTTGAGTTATTTTTTCCTATGTATTCCAACAACGGATGGGAAGTATCACAACCTAATTATGGAGAAAAGATAAGATTTATTGTAACCTTAAGTCCAAAGTCCTTAACTGGGTTATTTACAAGAAAATGGTTCTAA
- a CDS encoding alpha-ketoacid dehydrogenase subunit alpha/beta, with the protein MSVKPQTKDDISFDDFKSQIIKDYEVAVLSRECSLLGRREVLTGKAKFGIFGDGKELPQLAMARSFKNGDFRSGYYRDQTFMMALGLLNAKQFFHGLYATTDITKDPMSAGRQMGGHFGTHSLNEDGSWKNLTEQKNSSPDISPTAGQMPRLLGLAQASKIYRNVSGIDATNFSNNGNEVAWGTIGNASTSEGHFFETINAAGVLQVPMVISVWDDAYGISVHARHQTTKENISEILKGFQRDEDNKGYEIIKVNGWDYTALIHAYENASEIARNEHVPVLIHVNELTQPQGHSTSGSHERYKSPERLDWEKQNDCNKRFKEWILENNIAKEEELSAIDKEIKKEVRTAKKEAWTEFISPNKEAKKTLVVLLENVASKSPNKNFIAKIKNDLIAIEEPIKRDLASSARKTLRYLIGEDTAEKQALINWISSYIDEIQPKYSSHLYSDLPNKATNIEEVKPVYSDESETVDGRVILRDNFDYIFGNNPETLIFGEDAGAIGDVNQGLEGLQEKYGEFRVADTGIREATIIGQGIGMALRGLRPIAEIQYLDYLMYALQTLSDDLATLLYRTVGKQKAPLIIRTRGHRLEGIWHSGSQMGGFIHLLRGMHILVPRNMVKAAGFYNTLLKSDEPALVIECLNGYRLKEEKPTNLGEHCTPIGVVETVKEGTDITVLSYGSTLRIVEQVAKELLEVGIDIEVIDAQSLLPFDINHDVVKSVQKTNRLLVVDEDVPGGCSAYLLQEITEKQGAYKYLDSMPQAITANAHRPAYATDGDYFSKPNAEDIFEKIYAIMHEANPANFPKLR; encoded by the coding sequence ATGAGCGTAAAACCACAAACAAAAGACGATATTTCTTTCGACGATTTTAAATCGCAAATCATTAAAGATTATGAAGTAGCCGTATTAAGTAGGGAGTGTAGCTTGTTAGGAAGACGAGAAGTCTTAACTGGTAAAGCTAAATTCGGAATATTTGGTGACGGTAAAGAGCTACCGCAATTAGCAATGGCTCGTTCTTTTAAAAATGGAGATTTTAGAAGTGGGTATTACAGAGACCAAACTTTTATGATGGCTTTAGGTTTACTAAACGCAAAGCAATTTTTTCACGGGTTATATGCAACTACAGATATCACTAAAGATCCTATGAGTGCTGGTAGACAAATGGGTGGTCATTTTGGTACACATAGTTTAAATGAAGATGGTAGTTGGAAAAATTTAACAGAACAAAAAAATAGTAGTCCAGATATTTCTCCTACAGCAGGACAAATGCCAAGGTTATTAGGTTTAGCACAGGCATCTAAAATATATAGAAATGTTTCTGGTATTGACGCCACCAATTTTTCAAACAATGGTAATGAAGTTGCTTGGGGTACAATTGGTAATGCAAGTACTAGTGAAGGTCACTTTTTTGAGACCATAAATGCTGCTGGTGTTTTACAAGTACCAATGGTAATTAGTGTTTGGGATGATGCTTATGGTATTTCTGTACACGCAAGACATCAAACTACAAAAGAAAATATTTCAGAAATTCTTAAAGGTTTTCAAAGAGATGAAGACAATAAAGGCTACGAAATTATAAAAGTTAATGGCTGGGATTATACAGCATTAATTCACGCTTACGAAAATGCTTCAGAAATTGCTAGAAACGAGCACGTTCCTGTACTTATTCACGTAAATGAATTAACACAGCCTCAAGGACACTCTACGTCTGGTTCTCATGAAAGATACAAATCTCCAGAACGTTTAGACTGGGAAAAACAAAACGATTGTAACAAACGTTTTAAAGAGTGGATTTTAGAAAACAACATAGCAAAAGAAGAAGAATTATCTGCTATAGATAAAGAAATAAAAAAAGAAGTACGTACTGCTAAAAAAGAAGCTTGGACAGAGTTTATTAGCCCTAATAAAGAAGCTAAAAAAACATTAGTAGTTCTTTTAGAGAATGTGGCAAGTAAAAGTCCTAACAAAAATTTTATTGCAAAAATTAAGAACGATTTAATTGCTATAGAAGAACCTATTAAAAGAGATTTAGCATCTAGCGCAAGAAAAACATTACGTTATTTAATTGGTGAAGATACAGCAGAAAAACAAGCGTTAATTAATTGGATTTCTTCATATATTGATGAAATACAACCAAAATATAGCTCTCATCTTTATAGTGACTTGCCAAACAAGGCAACCAATATAGAAGAAGTAAAACCAGTTTACTCTGATGAATCAGAGACAGTAGATGGTAGAGTTATTTTAAGAGATAATTTTGATTATATATTTGGTAACAACCCTGAAACACTAATCTTTGGTGAAGATGCCGGTGCTATTGGTGATGTAAACCAAGGGTTAGAAGGTTTACAAGAAAAATATGGAGAATTTAGAGTAGCTGATACAGGAATTAGAGAAGCTACTATTATTGGTCAAGGTATTGGTATGGCACTTAGAGGCTTAAGACCTATTGCTGAAATTCAATATTTAGATTACTTAATGTATGCTTTACAGACATTAAGCGATGATTTAGCAACTTTACTATACCGTACTGTTGGTAAACAAAAAGCTCCATTAATAATTAGAACAAGAGGTCATAGATTAGAAGGAATATGGCATTCTGGTTCGCAAATGGGAGGTTTTATTCATTTATTAAGAGGTATGCACATTCTTGTTCCTCGTAATATGGTAAAAGCTGCTGGTTTTTATAATACACTATTAAAGTCTGACGAGCCTGCATTGGTTATAGAATGCCTAAACGGTTACAGGTTAAAAGAAGAAAAACCAACAAATTTAGGTGAACACTGTACTCCTATTGGTGTTGTAGAAACTGTTAAAGAGGGTACAGATATTACTGTACTATCATACGGATCTACTTTACGTATTGTGGAACAAGTTGCTAAAGAGTTACTAGAAGTTGGTATTGACATAGAAGTAATTGATGCACAAAGTTTACTACCTTTTGATATTAATCATGACGTTGTAAAAAGTGTACAAAAAACCAATAGGTTATTGGTTGTAGATGAAGATGTACCAGGAGGTTGCTCTGCTTATTTATTACAAGAAATAACAGAAAAACAAGGGGCTTACAAGTATCTAGACAGTATGCCACAGGCTATAACTGCTAATGCACACAGACCAGCTTATGCAACAGATGGCGATTATTTTTCTAAACCTAATGCAGAAGATATTTTCGAAAAAATATATGCTATAATGCATGAAGCTAACCCAGCTAATTTTCCAAAACTTAGGTAA
- a CDS encoding DoxX family protein, producing the protein MRDNIKTNIGLALLRIVPSAMMLTHGIPKLQNFFSGDEIKFPDPIGIGASPSLFLAVIGEVLCPIFIILGYKTRWFAVPAAVTMLIAAFVQHAADPFSVKEMAVLYLLFFMIIFLLGPGRFSVDGK; encoded by the coding sequence ATGAGAGATAACATTAAGACAAATATAGGATTGGCACTACTGCGTATTGTGCCATCTGCAATGATGCTTACACACGGAATACCAAAATTACAGAACTTTTTTAGTGGTGATGAAATAAAATTTCCAGACCCTATAGGTATAGGAGCTAGTCCTTCTTTATTTTTAGCAGTCATAGGCGAAGTTTTATGCCCAATATTTATAATATTAGGTTACAAAACTAGATGGTTTGCTGTGCCAGCAGCCGTAACAATGTTAATTGCTGCTTTTGTACAACATGCTGCAGATCCTTTTAGTGTAAAAGAAATGGCTGTACTTTACCTTCTGTTTTTTATGATAATATTTTTATTAGGACCTGGTAGATTTAGTGTAGACGGTAAATAA
- the holA gene encoding DNA polymerase III subunit delta — MDEVKKLISDIKNGNVKPIYFLMGEESYYIDKISEYIEKMVLTEEERGFNQMVLYGKDVTVDDIVSNAKRYPMMAEKQVVVIKEAQHLSRTIDNLTSYANNPQLTTVLVICYKYAKLDKRKKLYKAVQKSGVLFESKKLYENQVADWIKKVLKGSGYTITPIAAQLLVEYLGTSLSKINNELEKLKIVITKDTEITPATIEKHIGISKDFNNFELKKAIGERNTLKAARIVNYFAQNPKDNPFLVTVTVLHTYFTQILQYHGLKDRSKGNVARVLGVNPYFVGEYQTAAKNFPMKKVSGIISTLRDLDLKGKGVGAYNMSQADLLKELLVKVF; from the coding sequence ATGGACGAAGTAAAAAAACTAATCTCCGATATTAAAAACGGAAACGTAAAACCTATTTATTTTTTAATGGGAGAGGAGTCTTACTATATAGATAAGATATCTGAGTACATTGAAAAAATGGTATTAACAGAGGAGGAGCGTGGTTTTAACCAAATGGTACTTTATGGTAAGGATGTTACTGTAGATGATATTGTGTCCAATGCCAAACGTTACCCAATGATGGCAGAAAAACAAGTTGTTGTAATTAAAGAGGCTCAGCATTTGTCTAGAACTATAGATAACTTGACTAGTTATGCTAATAATCCGCAATTAACTACAGTTTTAGTAATATGTTATAAGTACGCAAAATTAGACAAGCGTAAAAAGCTATATAAAGCAGTACAAAAAAGCGGTGTTTTATTTGAGAGTAAAAAATTATACGAAAATCAAGTAGCAGATTGGATTAAAAAAGTACTTAAGGGAAGTGGTTATACTATAACTCCAATTGCTGCTCAATTATTAGTAGAGTATTTAGGTACTAGTTTAAGTAAGATAAATAATGAGTTAGAAAAACTTAAAATTGTAATTACAAAAGATACAGAGATTACTCCTGCTACAATTGAGAAGCATATAGGTATTAGTAAAGACTTTAATAATTTTGAACTTAAAAAAGCAATAGGGGAACGCAACACATTAAAAGCTGCGCGCATAGTAAATTATTTTGCCCAAAACCCTAAGGATAATCCGTTTTTAGTAACAGTAACAGTATTACATACTTATTTTACTCAAATACTACAATATCACGGATTAAAAGACCGCTCTAAAGGAAATGTTGCAAGAGTTTTAGGGGTAAACCCTTATTTTGTTGGAGAATACCAAACAGCAGCAAAAAACTTTCCAATGAAAAAAGTAAGCGGAATTATATCTACTTTACGAGATTTAGATTTAAAAGGTAAAGGAGTTGGAGCTTATAATATGTCTCAGGCAGATTTACTTAAAGAACTTTTAGTAAAAGTTTTTTAA
- a CDS encoding type I restriction enzyme HsdR N-terminal domain-containing protein, which translates to MQKLNFTTQNFRFKNSENKVYIFDVIRKKFVVLQPEEWVRQHVVHHLIYQKKYPISLINVEKQLVINNLKKRYDVVVFNTDGSINILVECKAPEINITQTTFDQIARYNMQLDANYLMVTNGLNHFYCQTNITEDNYEFLRDIPDFNR; encoded by the coding sequence ATGCAGAAGCTAAATTTTACTACACAAAACTTCCGTTTCAAAAATAGCGAAAATAAAGTCTATATTTTTGATGTGATAAGAAAAAAATTTGTGGTATTACAACCTGAAGAATGGGTAAGACAACACGTGGTACATCATCTTATTTATCAAAAAAAATACCCAATAAGCCTTATAAATGTAGAAAAACAGCTGGTAATTAACAACTTAAAAAAAAGATACGATGTTGTTGTTTTTAACACAGACGGAAGCATAAATATTTTGGTTGAGTGTAAAGCTCCCGAAATAAATATTACACAAACTACCTTTGACCAAATTGCACGTTACAATATGCAATTAGACGCTAATTATTTAATGGTGACTAACGGTTTAAATCATTTTTACTGTCAAACAAATATAACAGAAGATAATTATGAGTTTTTACGTGATATTCCTGATTTTAACCGTTAA